A single region of the Streptomyces sp. AM 4-1-1 genome encodes:
- the tatA gene encoding Sec-independent protein translocase subunit TatA yields MFGRLGAPEIILILVVIVLLFGAKKLPDMARSLGKSARILKSEAKAMKSEGQQTAPADPPNDPAAQDQSVPRTIKAAPGDVTSARPVAEPTDSTKR; encoded by the coding sequence ATGTTCGGAAGGCTCGGCGCTCCCGAGATCATCCTGATCCTCGTCGTCATTGTTCTGCTGTTCGGCGCGAAGAAGCTTCCCGACATGGCTCGCTCGCTCGGCAAGTCCGCCCGCATCCTCAAGAGCGAGGCCAAGGCGATGAAGTCGGAGGGCCAGCAGACGGCCCCCGCCGACCCGCCGAACGACCCCGCCGCCCAGGACCAGTCCGTGCCGCGCACCATCAAGGCCGCGCCCGGCGACGTCACCAGCGCACGACCGGTCGCCGAGCCGACCGACTCCACCAAGCGCTGA
- a CDS encoding diacylglycerol kinase, with protein sequence MTSEITLFVNPTAGRGRGAHAAQPAASALRDAGFSVRTVLGEDSADALARVRDAVDEGTGALIAVGGDGLVSLALQVVAGTSTPLGVVAVGTGNDFARALGLPVRDPAAAGRLAATALRTGTGRDIDLGRVGDRWFGSVLASGFDSRVNDRGNRMRWVGGRFKYDLAILAELAAFRTVPYRVRLDGGPVREIEATLIAVGNGTTYGGGMRICADALMDDGLFDVTVVGGCGRATLLRVFPQVYRGTHLGHPVVTVHRVSSITLEAAGVTAYADGEPLGPLPLTATCVPGAARVLTP encoded by the coding sequence GTGACCAGCGAGATCACCCTGTTCGTCAATCCCACCGCGGGACGCGGCCGGGGCGCGCACGCCGCGCAGCCGGCCGCTTCCGCGTTGCGGGACGCCGGATTCTCCGTGCGCACGGTGCTCGGCGAGGACTCCGCCGACGCGCTGGCACGGGTCCGCGACGCCGTCGACGAGGGCACCGGCGCACTCATAGCCGTGGGCGGGGACGGACTGGTCTCCCTCGCCCTCCAGGTCGTCGCGGGCACCTCGACCCCGCTCGGGGTGGTGGCCGTCGGCACCGGCAACGACTTCGCCCGCGCCCTCGGCCTGCCGGTGCGCGATCCGGCCGCCGCGGGACGGCTGGCCGCCACCGCCCTGAGGACCGGCACCGGCCGTGACATCGACCTCGGCCGGGTCGGTGACCGGTGGTTCGGCTCCGTGCTCGCCTCCGGCTTCGACTCCCGGGTCAACGACCGCGGCAACCGGATGCGCTGGGTCGGGGGCCGCTTCAAGTACGACCTCGCGATCCTCGCCGAACTCGCCGCGTTCCGGACCGTCCCGTACCGCGTCCGCCTGGACGGCGGACCGGTCAGGGAGATCGAGGCGACCCTCATCGCCGTCGGCAACGGGACCACGTACGGCGGCGGCATGCGGATCTGCGCCGACGCCCTCATGGACGACGGGCTCTTCGACGTGACCGTCGTCGGCGGATGCGGCCGGGCCACCCTGCTCAGGGTGTTCCCCCAGGTCTACCGGGGCACCCACCTCGGCCACCCCGTGGTCACCGTCCACCGGGTCTCGTCGATCACGCTGGAGGCCGCCGGGGTCACCGCCTACGCGGACGGCGAACCGCTGGGGCCGCTGCCGCTGACCGCGACCTGTGTGCCGGGCGCCGCGAGGGTCCTCACCCCCTGA
- a CDS encoding sigma-70 family RNA polymerase sigma factor, protein MKEAVHISGAPLAGPDLQELLALVARGDQPAFATLYDAVCGPVLGLIRSVLRDPAQSEEVAQEVLIEVWRTAPRFQPSRGSAMNWVLTLAHHRAVDRVRSAEASAVREHKAALLDRTPAFDEVTEQVEIRLEREQVRRCLRTLSELQRQSVTLAYYRGLTYREVAELLSVPLGTIKTRLRDGLIRLRDCLGVTA, encoded by the coding sequence GTGAAAGAGGCCGTACACATCAGTGGGGCACCCCTGGCGGGCCCCGATCTCCAGGAACTCCTGGCGCTGGTCGCCCGGGGCGACCAGCCGGCGTTCGCCACGCTCTACGACGCGGTCTGCGGACCGGTGCTCGGGCTGATCCGCAGCGTGCTCCGCGATCCGGCCCAGTCGGAGGAGGTGGCCCAGGAGGTACTGATCGAGGTGTGGCGCACGGCGCCCCGCTTCCAGCCCTCCCGGGGCAGCGCCATGAACTGGGTCCTCACCCTGGCCCACCACCGCGCGGTGGACCGGGTCCGCTCGGCCGAGGCGTCGGCGGTACGTGAGCACAAGGCCGCGCTGCTCGACCGCACCCCCGCCTTCGACGAGGTCACGGAACAGGTCGAGATCCGGCTCGAACGCGAACAGGTCCGCCGCTGTCTGCGGACCCTCTCCGAATTGCAGCGGCAGTCGGTGACCCTGGCGTACTACCGGGGGCTCACCTACCGCGAGGTGGCGGAACTCCTCTCCGTACCGCTCGGCACGATCAAGACCCGACTGCGCGACGGACTGATCCGGCTGCGCGACTGCCTGGGGGTGACCGCGTGA
- a CDS encoding DEAD/DEAH box helicase, with amino-acid sequence MTEDLSPAERYQAARNRAAEQATALAPFREMYEFGLDPFQIEACQALEAGRGVLVAAPTGSGKTIVGEFAVHLALLQGRKCFYTTPIKALSNQKFADLAKRYGADKVGLLTGDNSVNADAPVVVMTTEVLRNMLYAGSQALTGLGYVVMDEVHYLSDRFRGAVWEEVIIHLPESVTLVSLSATVSNAEEFGDWLDTVRGDTQVIVSEHRPVPLWQHVMAGRRMYDLFEEETDHGGRGSGRREVNPDLVRLARMENQRGYDPRERRRGKMVREADRERERRQRNRVWTPARPEVIDRLDAEGLLPAITFIFSRAGCEGAVQQCLQAGLRLNDENKRRLVREIVEERTASIPGEDLHVLGYYEWLEGLERGIAAHHAGMLPTFKEVVEELFVRGLVKAVFATETLALGINMPARSVVLEKLVKWNGEQHADITPGEYTQLTGRAGRRGIDVEGHAVVLWQRGMDPAALAGLAGTRTYPLRSSFRPSYNMAVNLVQQFGQHRSRELLETSFAQFQADRSVVGIARQVQRNEEGLDGYREGMTCHLGDFEEYALMRRDLKDRETELAKQGAAQRRAAAAVSLERLKPGDVIHVPTGKFAGLALVLDPGLSAGRANVHRGLEHHDGPRPLVLTAERQVKRLASIDFPVPVEALERMRIPKSFNPRSPQSRRDLASALRTKAGHLDPGRHRKQRAAAADDQEIARLRTALRAHPCHGCAEREDHARWAERYHRLQRDTKQLERRIEGRTNTIARTFDRIVALLTELDYLRGSEVTEHGRRLARLYGELDLLTSECLRGKVWEGLNPAELAACVSALVFEARQADDAVAPKLPSGPAKTALGEMVRIWGRLDGLEEDFKINQAEGVGQREPDLGFAWAIHMWASDKGLDEVLREAEMPAGDFVRWCKQVIDVLGQIAAAAPHEDSTVGKNARKAVDAVRRGVVAYSSVG; translated from the coding sequence ATGACAGAGGACCTTTCACCGGCCGAGCGCTACCAGGCCGCACGGAACCGCGCGGCCGAGCAGGCCACCGCGCTCGCACCCTTCCGCGAGATGTACGAATTCGGTCTCGACCCGTTCCAGATCGAGGCCTGTCAGGCGCTGGAGGCGGGCAGGGGCGTGCTCGTCGCCGCCCCGACCGGCTCGGGCAAGACCATCGTGGGCGAGTTCGCCGTCCACCTGGCGCTGCTCCAGGGCCGCAAGTGTTTCTACACCACTCCGATCAAGGCGCTCTCCAACCAGAAGTTCGCCGATCTGGCCAAGCGCTACGGGGCGGACAAGGTCGGTCTGCTGACCGGGGACAACAGCGTCAACGCCGACGCCCCGGTGGTCGTCATGACCACCGAGGTGCTGCGGAACATGCTGTACGCGGGCTCCCAGGCGCTCACCGGCCTCGGCTACGTCGTGATGGACGAGGTGCACTACCTCTCCGACCGGTTCCGCGGCGCGGTCTGGGAGGAAGTGATCATCCACCTCCCCGAGTCGGTGACCCTGGTCTCCCTGTCGGCCACCGTGTCCAACGCGGAGGAGTTCGGCGACTGGCTGGACACCGTCCGCGGTGACACCCAGGTGATCGTCTCCGAACACCGGCCGGTGCCGCTGTGGCAGCACGTGATGGCGGGCCGCCGGATGTACGACCTCTTCGAGGAGGAGACCGACCACGGCGGCCGGGGCTCCGGACGCCGAGAGGTCAACCCCGATCTGGTCCGGCTGGCCCGGATGGAGAACCAGCGCGGGTACGACCCGCGTGAGCGCCGCCGGGGAAAGATGGTCCGCGAGGCGGACCGGGAGCGCGAGCGGCGCCAACGCAACCGCGTCTGGACCCCGGCCAGACCCGAGGTCATCGACCGGCTGGACGCCGAGGGACTGCTGCCCGCCATCACCTTCATCTTCAGCCGGGCCGGCTGCGAGGGCGCCGTACAGCAGTGCCTGCAGGCCGGTCTGCGCCTCAACGACGAGAACAAACGGCGCCTGGTCAGGGAGATCGTCGAGGAGCGAACCGCCTCCATCCCCGGCGAGGACCTGCACGTCCTCGGCTACTACGAATGGCTCGAAGGGCTGGAGCGGGGCATCGCCGCGCACCACGCGGGCATGCTGCCGACGTTCAAGGAGGTCGTCGAGGAGCTTTTCGTCAGGGGGCTCGTCAAGGCCGTCTTCGCGACCGAGACCCTGGCGCTCGGCATCAACATGCCCGCCCGTTCCGTGGTGCTGGAAAAGCTCGTCAAGTGGAACGGCGAACAGCACGCCGACATCACCCCCGGCGAGTACACCCAGCTCACCGGCCGCGCCGGACGCCGTGGCATCGACGTCGAGGGCCATGCGGTCGTCCTGTGGCAGCGCGGCATGGACCCGGCGGCGCTGGCCGGACTGGCGGGTACGCGTACGTATCCGCTGCGCTCCAGCTTCCGTCCCTCGTACAACATGGCCGTCAATCTCGTGCAGCAGTTCGGGCAGCACCGCTCGCGGGAACTGCTGGAGACCTCCTTCGCGCAGTTCCAGGCCGACCGGTCGGTCGTCGGGATCGCCCGCCAGGTCCAGCGCAACGAGGAAGGACTCGACGGCTACCGCGAGGGCATGACCTGCCACCTCGGGGACTTCGAGGAGTACGCGCTGATGCGCCGCGACCTCAAGGACCGTGAGACGGAGCTGGCCAAGCAGGGCGCGGCGCAGCGGCGGGCCGCCGCCGCGGTCTCGCTGGAGCGGCTCAAGCCGGGTGACGTCATCCACGTGCCGACCGGGAAGTTCGCCGGACTCGCGCTGGTCCTGGACCCCGGGCTGTCCGCCGGCCGGGCCAACGTCCACCGCGGCCTGGAGCACCACGACGGACCCCGCCCGCTCGTCCTCACCGCCGAACGGCAGGTCAAGCGGCTCGCCTCGATCGACTTCCCGGTGCCCGTCGAGGCGCTGGAGCGGATGCGAATCCCCAAGTCGTTCAACCCGCGCTCCCCGCAGTCGCGTCGCGACCTCGCGTCCGCCCTGCGGACCAAGGCCGGACACCTGGACCCGGGCCGCCACCGCAAGCAGCGGGCCGCGGCCGCCGACGACCAGGAGATCGCCCGGCTCCGCACGGCGCTGCGGGCACATCCCTGCCACGGCTGCGCCGAGCGCGAGGACCATGCCCGCTGGGCCGAGCGCTACCACCGGCTGCAACGGGACACGAAGCAGCTGGAGCGCCGCATCGAGGGCCGGACGAACACCATCGCCCGCACCTTCGACCGGATCGTGGCCCTCCTCACCGAACTCGACTACCTTCGGGGCAGCGAGGTCACCGAGCACGGCAGGCGGCTGGCCCGGCTCTACGGCGAACTGGACCTGCTGACCAGCGAGTGTCTGCGCGGCAAGGTCTGGGAAGGGCTGAACCCGGCGGAACTCGCCGCTTGCGTCTCGGCGTTGGTGTTCGAGGCGCGTCAGGCCGACGACGCGGTGGCCCCCAAGCTGCCGTCCGGTCCCGCGAAGACGGCGTTGGGCGAGATGGTCCGCATCTGGGGCCGGCTCGACGGCCTGGAAGAGGACTTCAAGATCAACCAGGCGGAGGGGGTCGGGCAGCGCGAACCCGATCTGGGCTTCGCCTGGGCGATCCACATGTGGGCCTCGGACAAGGGGCTCGACGAGGTGCTGCGCGAGGCGGAGATGCCCGCGGGAGACTTCGTCCGCTGGTGCAAGCAGGTCATCGACGTGCTCGGCCAGATTGCGGCGGCGGCGCCGCACGAGGACAGCACGGTCGGGAAGAACGCCCGCAAGGCGGTCGACGCGGTGCGGCGCGGAGTGGTGGCGTACAGCTCGGTCGGCTGA
- a CDS encoding deoxyribodipyrimidine photo-lyase translates to MNVSVALFTSDLRLHDNPVLRAAVRDADRVVPLFVQDDGIHAAGFDAPNRRAFLADCLADLDTGLRERGGRLIVRGGDVVAEAYAVVVETGARSLHIAGGVSRYATRREERLRAALADTGCALHVHDAVITALAPGQVVPAGRDHFAVFTPYLRRWEAAGVRGTLGAPRAVRLPDGVGSAPLPSRTDVSGVSPGLAAGGESVARRRVSAWLAGPMSGYEDGHDDLAGDATSRLSPHLHFGCVSAAELVHRARRRGGPGADAFVRQLAWRDFHHQVLAARPDAAHADYRARGDHWRSEGDEIDAWRAGRTGFPLVDAAMRQLAHEGWMHNRGRLLAASFLTKTLYTDWRVGARHFLELLVDGDLANNQLNWQWAAGTGTDTRPNRVLNPVAQGRRFDRHGDYVRRWVPELAEVRGAVVHEPWELPARDRARLDYPDPIVDLSEGRARFEHARDLG, encoded by the coding sequence ATGAACGTCTCGGTCGCCCTGTTCACCTCCGACCTGAGGCTGCACGACAACCCGGTGCTGCGCGCCGCCGTCCGGGACGCGGACCGGGTCGTCCCGCTGTTCGTCCAGGACGACGGCATCCACGCAGCCGGTTTCGACGCGCCCAACCGGCGCGCGTTCCTCGCCGACTGTCTGGCGGATCTGGACACGGGTCTGCGCGAGCGCGGTGGCCGGCTGATCGTCCGGGGCGGGGACGTGGTGGCCGAGGCGTACGCCGTCGTCGTGGAGACCGGCGCACGCTCCCTGCACATCGCGGGCGGCGTGAGCCGGTACGCGACCCGGCGCGAGGAGCGGCTGCGGGCGGCGCTGGCGGACACCGGTTGCGCGCTGCACGTCCATGACGCGGTGATCACCGCGCTCGCCCCGGGGCAGGTCGTCCCGGCGGGCCGTGACCACTTCGCGGTCTTCACCCCGTATCTGCGCCGCTGGGAGGCGGCGGGGGTACGGGGCACGCTGGGCGCTCCGCGCGCGGTACGGCTGCCGGACGGTGTCGGCTCCGCCCCGCTGCCGTCCCGGACCGATGTCTCCGGGGTCTCGCCCGGCCTCGCGGCGGGCGGCGAGTCGGTGGCGCGCCGGCGGGTGTCGGCCTGGCTGGCCGGTCCGATGTCCGGCTACGAGGACGGGCACGACGATCTGGCCGGGGACGCCACCTCCCGTCTCTCCCCCCATCTGCATTTCGGCTGCGTCTCCGCCGCCGAACTGGTGCACCGGGCCAGGCGGCGGGGCGGCCCGGGGGCCGACGCGTTCGTACGCCAACTGGCCTGGCGGGACTTCCACCACCAGGTGCTCGCCGCCCGCCCCGACGCGGCGCACGCCGACTACCGGGCCCGGGGCGACCACTGGCGTTCCGAGGGGGACGAGATCGACGCCTGGCGGGCGGGGCGTACCGGTTTTCCGCTGGTCGACGCGGCCATGCGGCAGTTGGCGCACGAGGGATGGATGCACAACCGAGGGCGACTGCTGGCGGCGAGTTTCCTCACGAAGACCCTGTACACGGACTGGCGGGTGGGCGCCCGGCACTTCCTGGAGCTCCTGGTCGACGGGGACCTGGCGAACAATCAGCTCAACTGGCAGTGGGCGGCGGGCACCGGCACGGACACCCGCCCCAACCGGGTGCTGAACCCGGTCGCACAGGGACGGCGGTTCGACAGACACGGCGACTACGTGCGCCGCTGGGTGCCGGAACTCGCCGAGGTACGGGGCGCCGTGGTCCATGAGCCGTGGGAGCTGCCCGCGCGGGACCGCGCCCGGCTCGACTACCCGGACCCGATCGTGGACCTCTCCGAGGGCCGGGCGCGGTTCGAACACGCCCGCGACCTGGGCTGA
- a CDS encoding siderophore-interacting protein, whose protein sequence is MADRPVRKAPQAHGAQVLRTERITPHMVRVVLGGEGLAAFELSGFTDHYVKVCFPPEGVSYPEPFDMDRVRAEFPREQWPANRTYTVRSWDPASRELAIDFVVHGDEGLAGPWASRVLPGETVNLLGPGGGYAPDASADWHLLVGDESALPAIAASLERMPAGAVVHAFVEVPDASEEQKIVTPDGVEVTWLHRGDRPVGEALTAAVRELDFPAGEVRAFVHGEAGFVKEIRRHLRLERGIPLSQLSISGYWRLGQNDDAWRAVKREWNEQVEREQENAG, encoded by the coding sequence GTGGCAGACCGACCGGTACGCAAGGCGCCGCAGGCCCATGGGGCGCAGGTCCTGCGCACCGAGCGCATCACCCCGCACATGGTGCGCGTGGTCCTCGGCGGCGAAGGGCTCGCGGCTTTCGAGCTCTCCGGCTTCACCGACCACTACGTCAAGGTGTGCTTCCCGCCCGAGGGCGTGAGCTACCCCGAGCCCTTCGACATGGACCGCGTCCGGGCCGAGTTCCCGCGCGAGCAGTGGCCCGCGAACCGCACCTACACGGTGCGTTCCTGGGACCCCGCCTCCCGTGAGCTGGCCATCGACTTCGTGGTGCACGGCGACGAGGGGCTCGCCGGCCCGTGGGCATCCCGGGTGCTCCCCGGCGAGACGGTCAACCTCCTCGGTCCGGGCGGGGGTTACGCCCCGGACGCCTCGGCCGACTGGCATCTGCTGGTGGGTGACGAGAGCGCGCTCCCGGCGATCGCCGCGTCGCTGGAGCGGATGCCCGCGGGCGCCGTCGTGCACGCCTTCGTCGAGGTGCCGGACGCCTCGGAGGAGCAGAAGATCGTGACGCCCGACGGGGTCGAGGTGACATGGCTGCACCGCGGTGACCGCCCGGTCGGCGAAGCCCTCACGGCCGCCGTGCGGGAGCTGGACTTCCCGGCGGGCGAGGTGCGGGCGTTCGTACACGGTGAGGCGGGCTTCGTGAAGGAGATCCGGCGCCATCTGCGGCTGGAGCGCGGAATCCCCCTCTCCCAGCTGTCGATCTCGGGCTACTGGCGCCTCGGCCAGAACGACGACGCCTGGCGCGCGGTCAAGCGCGAGTGGAACGAGCAGGTGGAGCGGGAGCAGGAGAACGCCGGATAG
- a CDS encoding anti-sigma factor translates to MSSAEPHTLTGAYALHALPDDERRAFERHLEGCETCAQEVRELSATATRLGLAVAETPPRELRERVLRRITTVRQEPPAHTRRARTGFRAPSGAHTGGSAGRRWSRYALAACLASAVGLGGVAAWQHQVAGDARQEARQARQQTEQLTRVLAAPDARTGSHTMADGAKGTVVVSRSENRAVFLASGLRRPPSGKVYQLWFDDGGTMRPAGLLHADGRTGVTLMDGPVDRASGMGITVEPAGGSTRPTSAPLAVMSLPS, encoded by the coding sequence GTGAGCAGCGCCGAACCGCACACGCTGACCGGGGCGTACGCGCTGCACGCGCTGCCCGACGACGAGCGCCGGGCGTTCGAACGCCACCTGGAAGGCTGCGAGACCTGCGCCCAGGAGGTGCGTGAGCTGTCGGCCACCGCCACCAGGCTCGGCCTGGCGGTCGCCGAGACCCCACCGCGCGAGCTGCGCGAGCGGGTGCTGCGGAGGATCACGACCGTGCGCCAGGAACCACCGGCGCACACCCGGCGTGCTCGCACAGGCTTTCGCGCACCCTCCGGCGCACACACCGGGGGCTCCGCGGGGCGGCGGTGGTCGCGGTACGCGCTGGCCGCCTGCCTCGCCTCCGCGGTGGGCCTGGGCGGCGTCGCGGCATGGCAGCACCAGGTCGCCGGGGACGCCCGGCAGGAGGCGCGGCAGGCCCGGCAACAGACCGAACAGCTGACCCGGGTGCTCGCGGCGCCGGACGCGAGAACCGGCTCCCACACCATGGCGGACGGCGCGAAGGGCACGGTCGTGGTCTCCAGGAGCGAGAACCGCGCCGTCTTCCTGGCCTCCGGACTGCGCCGGCCGCCGAGCGGAAAGGTCTACCAGCTGTGGTTCGACGACGGCGGCACCATGCGGCCCGCGGGCCTGCTGCATGCGGACGGACGGACGGGAGTGACGCTGATGGACGGGCCCGTCGACCGGGCGTCCGGGATGGGCATCACCGTGGAGCCGGCCGGCGGTTCCACCCGTCCGACATCCGCGCCGCTCGCCGTGATGAGCCTGCCGAGCTGA
- the tatC gene encoding twin-arginine translocase subunit TatC, whose amino-acid sequence MLKSARKQVTDPEGRMPLVEHLRELRNRLAKAVLAIVVVTIVAAFFYKGIIEFFTDPVLKAVGCESSFAELAKQEDGTCARIVLNGLLTPFTLALKVSLMAGVVLSSPIWLYQLWGFVAPGLHKQEKKYSLAFVGAGFPLFLAGGFFAYKTLPTMARVLLDFSPAGLDNQLPLDDLLDLITRMVVVFGLSFELPLLLVMLNFGGVVTGKRMLGWWRGMVMGITVFAAVATPSTDPVTMLALAGPIWVLYFVATLVSLFNDRRKALRAAAGPGDDEASELDLTPEDIGEIEPVPTGRGATTGGVPAQGKSEHDRVNGYDDIT is encoded by the coding sequence TTGCTCAAGTCTGCCCGCAAGCAGGTGACGGACCCAGAGGGCCGCATGCCCCTGGTCGAGCACCTGCGTGAGCTGCGTAACCGGCTGGCCAAGGCCGTTCTGGCGATCGTCGTCGTCACGATCGTCGCCGCCTTCTTCTACAAGGGGATCATCGAGTTCTTCACCGATCCGGTCCTGAAGGCGGTCGGCTGTGAGTCCAGCTTCGCGGAACTGGCCAAGCAGGAGGACGGCACCTGCGCGCGCATCGTCCTCAACGGTCTGCTGACACCGTTCACCCTCGCCCTCAAGGTCTCCCTCATGGCCGGCGTCGTGCTGTCGTCGCCGATCTGGCTGTACCAGCTGTGGGGCTTCGTCGCCCCCGGACTGCACAAGCAGGAGAAGAAGTACTCACTGGCCTTCGTGGGCGCGGGCTTCCCGCTCTTCCTGGCCGGCGGTTTCTTCGCGTACAAGACCCTCCCCACGATGGCCAGGGTCCTGCTCGACTTCTCGCCCGCGGGCCTGGACAACCAGCTGCCGCTGGACGACCTGCTCGATCTGATCACCCGCATGGTGGTGGTCTTCGGACTCTCCTTCGAGCTGCCGCTCCTCCTCGTCATGCTGAACTTCGGCGGCGTCGTCACCGGCAAGCGGATGCTCGGCTGGTGGCGCGGCATGGTCATGGGCATCACCGTCTTCGCGGCGGTGGCCACCCCCAGCACGGACCCGGTCACCATGCTGGCCCTCGCCGGCCCGATCTGGGTCCTCTACTTCGTCGCCACCCTGGTCTCCCTCTTCAACGACCGGCGCAAGGCGCTGCGCGCGGCGGCCGGACCGGGCGACGACGAGGCGTCGGAACTGGACCTCACCCCCGAGGACATCGGCGAGATCGAGCCCGTGCCGACGGGCCGGGGCGCGACCACCGGGGGAGTGCCCGCACAGGGCAAGTCGGAGCACGACCGGGTGAACGGTTACGACGACATCACCTGA
- a CDS encoding molybdopterin-dependent oxidoreductase: MIAGFCALCVAELVSVLVRPEAGPVAAVGGAVIDRTPPALKDFAVRNFGTNDKLVLQLGILVLLAVFAMAVGVLASRYRRTGSAAVLVFGVIGAVAATGRPEGRPGDALPSAVGAVLAAALLYLLAGRLAPTTAPRPSSAAGERGGGAPAGFDRRGFVILAGAAAAASAGAGVLGRGLTASQQAGADASRRALVLPVPDSPAPPVPRGAGPAVRGLSPFTTPNKDFYRVDTALVVPRVDADGWRLRIHGKGVERPVTLGFRDLLRREIIERDITLTCVSNEVGGPYVGNARWIGVRLADLLREAGVRPPSGGGPADQLVARSVDGMTIGSPVETVMDGRDAMLALGMNGEPLPFQHGFPVRMLVPGLYGYVSACKWIQDLELTTFDAYDAYWVKRTWSREAPVKTESRIDTPRPFASPKAGTVPVAGVAWAQHRGIARVEVRVDGGTWHPARLAAEDSRDTWRQWVWEWPATPGHHTLEVRATDRTGDTQTDKRVGTVPNGATGWHSVVVDVI; encoded by the coding sequence CTGATCGCGGGCTTCTGCGCGCTCTGCGTCGCCGAACTGGTCTCGGTGCTCGTCCGGCCGGAGGCGGGACCCGTGGCCGCCGTCGGCGGAGCGGTCATCGACCGCACGCCCCCGGCCCTGAAGGACTTCGCCGTCCGGAACTTCGGCACCAACGACAAGCTGGTGCTCCAGCTGGGCATCCTGGTGCTGCTCGCGGTGTTCGCCATGGCGGTCGGGGTGCTCGCGTCGCGGTACCGGCGGACCGGCTCGGCGGCCGTGCTGGTCTTCGGCGTGATCGGAGCGGTGGCGGCGACCGGCCGGCCGGAGGGCAGGCCGGGAGACGCGCTGCCGTCGGCGGTGGGTGCCGTACTGGCCGCGGCCCTGCTGTACCTGCTGGCCGGCCGACTGGCCCCCACGACCGCCCCCCGCCCCTCTTCCGCGGCTGGTGAGAGGGGCGGCGGGGCTCCCGCCGGCTTCGACCGACGGGGGTTCGTCATCCTGGCGGGCGCCGCCGCGGCCGCCTCGGCCGGCGCCGGGGTACTGGGCCGTGGGCTCACCGCGTCCCAGCAGGCGGGAGCCGACGCCTCACGCAGGGCGCTCGTCCTGCCGGTACCGGACTCGCCCGCACCTCCCGTACCCCGTGGGGCAGGGCCGGCGGTCCGCGGACTGAGTCCCTTCACCACCCCGAACAAGGACTTCTACCGGGTGGACACCGCCCTGGTCGTCCCCCGCGTGGACGCGGACGGCTGGCGGCTGCGCATCCACGGAAAGGGCGTGGAACGGCCGGTCACCCTCGGCTTCCGCGATCTGCTCCGGCGGGAGATCATCGAGCGGGACATCACGCTCACCTGTGTCTCCAACGAGGTGGGCGGCCCCTACGTCGGCAACGCCCGGTGGATCGGTGTGCGGCTGGCCGACCTGCTGCGCGAGGCGGGCGTGCGGCCCCCGTCCGGGGGCGGCCCGGCCGACCAGCTCGTGGCGCGGTCCGTGGACGGCATGACCATCGGCAGCCCGGTCGAGACGGTCATGGACGGGCGCGACGCGATGCTCGCCCTCGGCATGAACGGCGAGCCCCTGCCCTTCCAGCACGGCTTCCCGGTCCGCATGCTCGTGCCCGGCCTGTACGGGTACGTGTCGGCGTGCAAGTGGATTCAGGACCTCGAACTCACCACGTTCGACGCGTACGACGCCTACTGGGTCAAACGCACCTGGTCGCGCGAGGCACCCGTCAAGACCGAGTCCCGGATCGACACCCCGCGCCCCTTCGCCTCACCGAAGGCGGGCACGGTCCCGGTGGCCGGGGTCGCCTGGGCGCAGCACCGGGGCATCGCACGGGTGGAGGTCCGGGTGGACGGCGGCACCTGGCATCCGGCCCGGCTCGCGGCGGAGGACAGCCGCGACACCTGGCGCCAGTGGGTGTGGGAGTGGCCGGCCACCCCCGGTCATCACACCCTCGAAGTCCGCGCGACGGACCGCACGGGAGACACCCAGACCGACAAGCGCGTCGGCACCGTCCCCAACGGTGCGACCGGCTGGCATTCGGTGGTGGTCGACGTGATCTGA
- a CDS encoding fasciclin domain-containing protein: MNTLHLRRIALAASVAAVLPLALTACSDDSKDSASSGSTAGAAMDSKSPKSDDSMTMDQPFGPACSTVPKDGAGSFDGMAQDPVATAASHNPALSTLVTAVKQAGLVDTLNNAQNITVFAPTNDAFAKIPKADLDKLLANKAELTKVLTYHVVGKELMPKQLDDGSFDTLEKGKLTTAKSGTSYTVNDSSKVVCGNVRTANATVYIVDSVLMPPK, from the coding sequence ATGAACACCCTTCACCTCCGCCGTATCGCTCTCGCCGCGTCCGTCGCCGCCGTGCTGCCCCTCGCGCTGACGGCCTGTTCCGACGACAGCAAGGACTCCGCCTCCTCCGGCTCCACGGCCGGCGCGGCCATGGACTCGAAGTCCCCGAAGTCCGACGACTCCATGACGATGGACCAGCCGTTCGGCCCGGCCTGTTCGACGGTGCCCAAGGACGGCGCGGGCAGCTTCGACGGAATGGCCCAGGACCCGGTCGCGACGGCCGCGTCCCACAACCCCGCGCTCTCCACCCTGGTGACCGCGGTCAAGCAGGCCGGTCTGGTCGACACCCTCAACAACGCCCAGAACATCACGGTGTTCGCGCCGACCAACGACGCCTTCGCCAAGATCCCGAAGGCCGACCTGGACAAGCTGCTGGCGAACAAGGCCGAGCTGACCAAGGTGCTGACGTACCACGTGGTGGGCAAGGAGCTGATGCCGAAGCAGCTGGACGACGGCTCCTTCGACACCCTGGAGAAGGGCAAACTGACGACGGCGAAATCGGGCACCTCGTACACCGTGAACGACTCGTCGAAGGTCGTCTGCGGCAACGTACGCACCGCCAACGCCACCGTGTACATCGTCGACTCGGTCCTGATGCCGCCGAAGTAG